Below is a genomic region from Azospirillum brasilense.
CTTTGCCGGCTGTCTGATGGTCGGGCTGTGCAACACCGCGGTCACCGGCATCGGCCCGGCCTGGCTCGCCGGGCTGGCCTTGCCCGCCGCCGGGGTCGCGCTGATCATGTCGGGCATCCAGGTGGGCAGCGTGGTTCTGCAATGGCCGATCGGCCGATTCTCCGACCGGCACGACCGGCGGCTGGTGATCTTCGCGGTGTCCGCCGTGGCGACGGTCGCCGCTTTCCTGATCGCCGCCTTCGCCAACCCGCCCGGCGGGGCGGCGCCGCAGACCGTCCTGCTCGGCCTGTTCACCCTGTGGGGCAGCGCCGCCCTGTCGCTCTACGCGATCTGCGTCGCCCACGCCAACGACCATGTGACGGTGGAGGAGACGGTGCCGCTGGCGAGCGCGCTGCTGCTCGCCTGGGCGTTGGGGGCGGCCCTCGGGCCGCTGCTGGCGACGGCGGCCATGGAGTGGTTCGGGCATGACGCGCTGTTCGTCTATGTCGGGGTGGTGTCGGGCGGGCTGACCCTGTTCGCCGGCCTGCGCCGGGTTATCAGCGGTCCCTTCCGGGCCGAGCCGTAAGGCTTGGCCGCGGGCAGCCGGGCGGGCTAGTGTGTCCCGCCCAGCAGCCCCCTCCCCCGCGCTCCATGCCAAGCACCACCGACACCCCGACCGATGAGCAGTTCCGGGCGATCCAGGCCATCGACGCCTGGTACGCCGACCCCGCGGCCCCGCAGATGTTCTGGTTGGCCGGCGAGGCCGGAACCGGCAAGACCAAGACCACCGTCTTCGCGCTGGACCATCTCCAGGACCGCCGCAATCTGGAGAATTTCGTGGTCGGCGCGCCCACCGGCAAGGCCGCCCAGGTGCTGCGCCGCAAAGGCATCGACCGGGCGGCGACGCTGCATTCGCTGATCTACGCGCCGCGGCAGGACGACGACACCGGCGAGCTGTTCTTCGCCCGCAAGTCGGAGGGCAAGTTCGCCGAGGCCGACCTGATCGTCTGCGACGAGGGCTCGATGGTCGGGGACGACGTGGCGGGCGATCTTCTGCGCTCCGGCAAGAAGATCCTGATGATCGCCGACGACTATCAGCTCCCCCCGGTGACCGGCCAGGGCACGCTGACCAAGGGCGAGCCGGATTTTCGGCTGGTCGAGCCGCACCGCACGGCGCGGGAGAGCCCGGTGATCCGGCTCGCCCATCTGCTGCGCCGGCAGGAGCTGCCGCGCCGTTTCGGCACCGCCGGAAACGCCCATGTCCTGCCGCTGAACCGGGTGACCGAGCCGTTGGCCCTGCGGGTGGACACCCAGACCATCTGCGGCACCCACCGTGTGCGCACCGACTTCACCCGGCGCATCCGCACCCGCCATGGCTTCGACACGGTGATGCCCCAGGCCGGCGAGCGGGTGATCTGCCGCCGCAATGACCGCGAGGAGGGTCTGTTCAACGGCATGATCGGCACGCTGACCCGCCCGGCGGCGGAAGGGCGGGGGCGCCAGGACGGGCTGTGGTCGCTCGGCGTCCATATGGAGGACGAGGTGAAGCCCCGCAGCAAGCTGATGGTTCACCCCTGGATGTTCCAGGCCCACTACAGCGGCGAGACCAAGGCGCCGCGGGTGGAGCGCGACGTGCAGCAGTTCGATTGGGCCTGGATGATCACCTGCCATTCCGCCCAGGGGTCGGAGTTCCCCTCCGTCACCGTGCTCGACGATTCCGCCGCCTTCCGTGAGCACAAATGGCGCTGGCTCTACACCGCCGTCACCCGCTCGCAGGACGAGCTGTTCCTGCTGCTGCGCAACGCCGATCTGGGCGGGAACTGGCGGATGCCCGACCTCGACGCGTGACGGGATGAAGTAACCCTCTCCCCAGAGGGGAGAGGGAACTCGAATGGCGATCGTCCTGCCAACCATGGCTCATGCCGCGGCGACTCGCTCCAGTTTGGCGGGAAGGCCCTGGCGCACCGCCGTTCCGGCGATGGGATCGACCCAGACCGAGGCGCCCGGACGGGTCGGGTCGTGCAGGCCGAGGTCGTTGATGTTCACCCCCGCACCGATCTCCGGCACCACCGGCTGGCTGAGGCCGCCGATGACGTGCGGCCGCGCGCCGAACTCCTTGTGGCCGAAGCCGTGCTCGACGGCGAGCACGCCGGGCATCACGCCGTGCCGGACGATGGCGGTCGCCAACTCCGACCCGCCTGGCGTGGCGATGCGGATGCGGTCTCCGGTGGCGATGCCCAGCCGCCGCGCGTCCTCCGCGTTGATGCCCACCGGATTCTCCGGGTGCAGGTGGCGCAGGCGGCTCGCCGCGATGGTGTAGGCGCTGACCAGCACCGATTTCGAGCTGATGAGCTGGAAGGGCCAGTCCTCCACCCTGTGGACCTGCCGCATCGGCGTGCCGTCGGCGAAGGCCGGGGGCGTCCAGGCGGCGGTGCCGGTCCAGCGCTTGCCGGTGACGCTGCTCTTGGCAGCGCCGACCGCCTCGTTGTAGACCAGCAGCCCGTCCTTGAAGCGGTGGGTGGCCTTGTCGCCCTCGAAGCCCTCCGCCTGGTTCTGGTAGCGCCCGCCGCGCGCCAGGATGAAGGCGACCTTGCGCCACTCCTCCTCCTTCAGCACCGCCTGGAGAGCTGGCAGGACGCGGGCGACGCCGGACAAGGCGATGTCTTCGTCCGTGGCGTCGGGCACCGGCTGCTTGCCCAGCCACGCGATGTTGGCGCCGCCGCGCAGGTACCAGTCCTCGGGCCGCTCCAGCGGATGGGTGTTCCCGTCCATGTCGGCGATGGCGTCCGGGCCGAAGCCGGGCAGGCCCAGCCGCTTCGCGAGCGCGATCAGGAAGGTCTCCATCTGGACGTGGCGGCCGTCCGGCAGCGGCTCCGTGCGCGGCGTCACCACCGGCCAGCGCGCCGTCAAGGTCTTGGTCGGCACGCCCGCCCAGGGGGCCGCCCAGCCCCAGGTCTCGTACAGCACGGTGTCGGGGATGATGTAATCGGCGAAGGCCGTGGATTCGTTGATGAAGGGGTCGATGGCGACGATCAGCGGCAGCGCCTTCGGGTCGCGCAGCGTCGCCTCCACCTGGGCGCGCACACCGGGGATGCCGTAGACCGGGTTGCTGTTCCACAGGAACAGGGCCTTCAGCGGGTACGGGTAACCGTCCACCACGCCGCTGGTCAGATACTCGGTGGTGAGCTGCGGGGCGTTCGGGTACCAGGGCGCCTTGGCCGGATAGGGCTTGCCGGCCTCCTTCTTCGCCTTGAACTCGCTGGATTTCTCGTAGGGAATGGGGCGGCTGATGGCCGTGCCGGAGGGCTTCACCTGTCCGGGGAAGCTTGCCAGCTTGTAGCGCGGGCCGTCCTGCTCGTCCGGGAAGCGCCCGCCGCCGAAGATGGTGCCGCCCTTCCAGTTCAGGTTGCCGATCAGCGTGTTCAGCGTCACCACGCCGAAGGCGTTGTAGAAGCCGTTGCCGGCCATCATGCCGCCGTGGGTGTTGGCGGCAGCCTTCTTGCCGTGGCTGGTGAACTCCCGCGCCAGCCCGGCGATGACGTCGGCGGGGATGCCGCAGGCGTCGGCGTAGCCGGCGAGGTCGAGCTTCATCGCCTGCTCGCGCAGCAGGGTCAGGCTGGTCTTCACCGCGACGTCGCCCGCCGGGGTTGCCACCGTCCCGCCGTGGAACAGAACGGCCGGTCCCGTCAGGGCGTCGTGGGCCACCGGAGTCCCGCTGGGGTCGAGCACGACGAAGGCGTCCTTGGCGCCGTAGCGCTCTTTCTCGTCCAGCGTCACCCAGCCGAGGTCGGAGGCGCGCAGCATCCGGCCGTCGCGCGGGTGGCCCGTCTGCTGGATCACCAAATGGGTGGCGTTGCACCAGCCGGCCTCGCCCGCCGCCTCCGCCGCTTTGCCATTGGGCTGGGACAGGTAGGTGGCGTCGATGCGCCCGTTCTCAAACATCCAGCGCATCATGCCCAGGACCAGGGCGCCGTCGGTGCCGGGCCGGATGGGAATCCAGTCGGACCGCTCCGCCGCCGCGCGGTTGTCGGCGTTGGTCAGCACCGGATCGACGACGACGTAGTTCAGAACGCCGTCCGTCCGCCCCTTGGCGAGCAGCATGGCCTGCCGCTTGAACGGGTTGCCGGCGTTCGACGGGGCGGTGCCGATGAACAGCACGAACTCGGCGTTCTGCAGGTCCGGCTTGGCGTGCGGCATCTTCTTGGCGTCGCCGAACACCGCCCCGGAGCCGGAGCGGTAGGCGCCGCCGCAGTAGGAGCCGTGCCCGACGAAGTTGATCGTCCCCAGAGCCTGGTTGAAGAAGCGCCGCACGAAGGGCTCCCGCCCGTCGTTGACGGACGACAGCAGGGCCACCTGATTGACCTTCGGCCCCAATTCGGGGGCGGCCGGGTCGATGGGCGTCTTCAGGTCGCGCAGCGCCCGCAGGCCGGGCACCGGACCTTCGCCGAACAGGTCGCCGCCCTCCGCGATCTCCTGGACCAGCCGGTCGAAGGCGATGGGTTCCCACTGGCCGGAGCCGCGCGGGCCGACCCGCTTCATCGGCGTGGCGACGCGGAAGGGCGAGGTCAGCATCTCCAGCGCCGCGTTGCCACGGCCGCAGGCGGTCGAGCGGCCCTTCAGCCCCTTCTCGTCCAGCCGCGACAGGGACTTGAAACTCTCCTTGATCGGCGTGCCGTAGGGCAGGAAGGGATCGGTGGACAGCGGGCTGTAGGGGTTGCCGGCGACGCGCAGCACCTTGTTCTTCTCCACATCGACCCGGACGCGGACGCCGCACAGGGTGGTGCAGCCGAGGCAGGCGACGTTGGCGACGATTTGGCCCGGCGTCGGGGTGAGGTCGCCGGTCGCAGGATCGACGCGGAATTCCGGGGCCGGGGCGTTGCCGGAGATGGCGTGGTCGGGCTTGTCCCCGGCCCAGGCGCCCTTCACGAGCTTGCGCCCGGTGTCGGAGAAGCCACCCGCAAAGGCGGCGAGCGCGCCGGCCGCGGCGCTGGTCTTCAGGAGAAGGCGACGGGAAATCGACATGATGGGTGCTCCGTTCACTCGGCGGCGGCCACGGTTCCGGCGGGCGCCTGAGGCGCGCGGACCGGACCGGGCGCCGGGCGGCGCGGGGAAGGCAGGACGGCGGTGAGAGCGATCAGCAGGAACAGCCAGAGTCCCGCCGTTCCGACGATCCCCAGCAGCCCCTCCGGACCGGCGGGCAGCGCGTAGTCGTAGAAGCCGGCGCCGGTCTTCGGCACGGTCTGGCCGCCGATGAACACGGTCCAGCGGAACATCCAGGCGCCGTGCAGGGCGATCAGCCCGGTCAGCAGCCCCGTTCCGGCGGGCTTGGCGACGGCGATGGCGAAGGGCAGCGCGGTAGCGGCGACGGCCCAGACGGCGGTGACACGCCACGCCTCCGACCCGGCGACGCTGCCCAGCGCCTCCGCGTGGGTGGCGTCCAGCCCGAACAGGCCGAGCGCCAGCCACAGCCCTCCGACCAGCATGACCCCGCCCAGGAAGCCGGCGAGCAGCCGGTTCGCCCGCACCTCCACCGCGCGGTCGTTGCCGGCGGCGAAGCGGTTCAGCACCAGCACCAAACCGGCGGCGCCGGCCAGCGCGGTCATCAGGAACTGCACGGGCAGGAAGGGCGTGTGCCACAGCGGGCGCGCCTTGACCACCGCGACCTCAGCCCCGGTGTAGAGGGCGACGAGGAGCGCGCCGGCCAGGGCGAACAGGCCGGCGGCGCGGATCAGCGCGTCGCTGCGCCCGCCGCCCAGCGACGCCAGCCGGTAGAGCGCCGCAAGGCGGCTGTCCACCCGGCCATGCGCCTGCAACTCCTCGCGGAAGCACGCCCAGCCGTAGACCAGCAGGCCCGTGACGTAGAACGGGATGAAGACGGAGCCCCACCACATCCACGACGTCGGACGCAGCACGACGTAGAAGTGCCAGAAGCGGCCGGGCTGGTGGAGGTCCGACAGCAGCGCCACCGGTGCGGCCAGCCCGCAGGTCAGCGCCACCAGCAGGGCGGTGCGCCCGAGCTTGCGCCAGCCCTCCCGGGCGAAGGCGTAGCCGGGCAGGCTGAGCAGCAGGCCGCCGACCGACAGGCCGATCAGGAAGAAATACTGCACGGCCCAGGGAAGCCACGCGACCTCGCGGGTCACGTTGATGACCTCGACGATGTGGTTGTCCATCACGCGTGCTCCTTTTGGGCGTGGGTCTCGCTGCTGGGCCGCCAGAGCGTCGGCGTGCCGTCAACCTTCCCTTGGAAGCGGGGATCGAGGCCGAGGTAGAAGACGCGCGGCTGGGTCCCCTGCTCCGGCTTCAGCACCTTGGGGTTCTCCTCGCGGAGCAGGGTGGCGACGGCGCTGTCCGGATCGTTCAGGTCACCGAAGATGCGGGCGCCGCCGACGCAGGTCTCCACGCAGGCGGGCAGCAGCCCGGCCTCCACGCGGTGGACGCAGAAGGTGCATTTGTCGGCGGTCTGGGTCTCGTGGTTGATGAAACGCGCGTCGTAGGGGCAGGCCTGGACGCAGTAGGCGCAGCCGACGCAGACGGTGTTGTCCACCACGACGATGCCGTCCCGGCGCTGAAAGGTCGCGCCAGTCGGACAGACGGGGATGCAGGGTGGGTCCTCGCAGTGGTTGCACAGGCGCGGCAGCATGTAGCTGCCGGCCTTGCCCTGCTCGGTCACCTC
It encodes:
- a CDS encoding ATP-dependent DNA helicase, with the translated sequence MPSTTDTPTDEQFRAIQAIDAWYADPAAPQMFWLAGEAGTGKTKTTVFALDHLQDRRNLENFVVGAPTGKAAQVLRRKGIDRAATLHSLIYAPRQDDDTGELFFARKSEGKFAEADLIVCDEGSMVGDDVAGDLLRSGKKILMIADDYQLPPVTGQGTLTKGEPDFRLVEPHRTARESPVIRLAHLLRRQELPRRFGTAGNAHVLPLNRVTEPLALRVDTQTICGTHRVRTDFTRRIRTRHGFDTVMPQAGERVICRRNDREEGLFNGMIGTLTRPAAEGRGRQDGLWSLGVHMEDEVKPRSKLMVHPWMFQAHYSGETKAPRVERDVQQFDWAWMITCHSAQGSEFPSVTVLDDSAAFREHKWRWLYTAVTRSQDELFLLLRNADLGGNWRMPDLDA
- a CDS encoding molybdopterin dinucleotide binding domain-containing protein; its protein translation is MSISRRLLLKTSAAAGALAAFAGGFSDTGRKLVKGAWAGDKPDHAISGNAPAPEFRVDPATGDLTPTPGQIVANVACLGCTTLCGVRVRVDVEKNKVLRVAGNPYSPLSTDPFLPYGTPIKESFKSLSRLDEKGLKGRSTACGRGNAALEMLTSPFRVATPMKRVGPRGSGQWEPIAFDRLVQEIAEGGDLFGEGPVPGLRALRDLKTPIDPAAPELGPKVNQVALLSSVNDGREPFVRRFFNQALGTINFVGHGSYCGGAYRSGSGAVFGDAKKMPHAKPDLQNAEFVLFIGTAPSNAGNPFKRQAMLLAKGRTDGVLNYVVVDPVLTNADNRAAAERSDWIPIRPGTDGALVLGMMRWMFENGRIDATYLSQPNGKAAEAAGEAGWCNATHLVIQQTGHPRDGRMLRASDLGWVTLDEKERYGAKDAFVVLDPSGTPVAHDALTGPAVLFHGGTVATPAGDVAVKTSLTLLREQAMKLDLAGYADACGIPADVIAGLAREFTSHGKKAAANTHGGMMAGNGFYNAFGVVTLNTLIGNLNWKGGTIFGGGRFPDEQDGPRYKLASFPGQVKPSGTAISRPIPYEKSSEFKAKKEAGKPYPAKAPWYPNAPQLTTEYLTSGVVDGYPYPLKALFLWNSNPVYGIPGVRAQVEATLRDPKALPLIVAIDPFINESTAFADYIIPDTVLYETWGWAAPWAGVPTKTLTARWPVVTPRTEPLPDGRHVQMETFLIALAKRLGLPGFGPDAIADMDGNTHPLERPEDWYLRGGANIAWLGKQPVPDATDEDIALSGVARVLPALQAVLKEEEWRKVAFILARGGRYQNQAEGFEGDKATHRFKDGLLVYNEAVGAAKSSVTGKRWTGTAAWTPPAFADGTPMRQVHRVEDWPFQLISSKSVLVSAYTIAASRLRHLHPENPVGINAEDARRLGIATGDRIRIATPGGSELATAIVRHGVMPGVLAVEHGFGHKEFGARPHVIGGLSQPVVPEIGAGVNINDLGLHDPTRPGASVWVDPIAGTAVRQGLPAKLERVAAA
- the nrfD gene encoding NrfD/PsrC family molybdoenzyme membrane anchor subunit codes for the protein MDNHIVEVINVTREVAWLPWAVQYFFLIGLSVGGLLLSLPGYAFAREGWRKLGRTALLVALTCGLAAPVALLSDLHQPGRFWHFYVVLRPTSWMWWGSVFIPFYVTGLLVYGWACFREELQAHGRVDSRLAALYRLASLGGGRSDALIRAAGLFALAGALLVALYTGAEVAVVKARPLWHTPFLPVQFLMTALAGAAGLVLVLNRFAAGNDRAVEVRANRLLAGFLGGVMLVGGLWLALGLFGLDATHAEALGSVAGSEAWRVTAVWAVAATALPFAIAVAKPAGTGLLTGLIALHGAWMFRWTVFIGGQTVPKTGAGFYDYALPAGPEGLLGIVGTAGLWLFLLIALTAVLPSPRRPAPGPVRAPQAPAGTVAAAE
- the dsrO gene encoding sulfate reduction electron transfer complex DsrMKJOP subunit DsrO → MDRSRRNFCLGAGAATIGAATVGAMPAAAAPGAASLRRDGDPAHRWAMVVDTRKCVGCQACTVACIMENDVPENSFRTIVSTYEVTEQGKAGSYMLPRLCNHCEDPPCIPVCPTGATFQRRDGIVVVDNTVCVGCAYCVQACPYDARFINHETQTADKCTFCVHRVEAGLLPACVETCVGGARIFGDLNDPDSAVATLLREENPKVLKPEQGTQPRVFYLGLDPRFQGKVDGTPTLWRPSSETHAQKEHA